In Thermosphaera sp., the sequence TGTCCCGGTGTTTAATGATAGCGAGATTCCAGCCATTCCACTATGGGCACTTGAAGGCGATAAAATTTTGCACGGATCGGTTCGACGAGGTAATTATCGTAGTGGGAATGGCTAGTCAAAGCCATACGCCTGAGAACCCCTTCACCTGCGGTGAAAGACTAGTTATGATTCGGGAATCCTTGAGGTGGGCGGGATTGGATCTAGCTAGGGTAATCACAGTAACTCTTCCAACTATGGAGGTCAATAGAGCAGCGGTTCATAACGTGAAATTGTATAGCCCACCTTTTACTCACATAATCACTCTTAATCCGATTATTCAACAACTCTTCAAGGAGGAAGGATACGAGATAATCGTCCCCCCCATTGAAAACCGTAATGTTTACAGCGGTTCATACATAAGACACTTGATTGTAAATCAGAAACCAGAATGGAAAAACCTCGTCCCGCCACCTGTAGCTTCGTTCATAGAAGAGATCGGGGGAGTGGAAAGGATAATAATGCTGTACAAGGAGAGGTTACCAGGCTACTACGCTACTGCTTGAGAAGCGGTGGTATAGGTCAATGATTAATGCAAAATTTAAATGCCCTGCATGCGGTCTTTGTTGCACATTATCCCCAGTATCCCTCCTGCCCCACGAGGACATAACTCTCCGGTACTTAGCAGATACTCTTGAGTTAAAATATGTTAGCGTCCCAGGCTACAAAATGTATGATGAAATCAGCGGATACAATCTCGCTTTTAGCTATGCTATGGAGTTAATTAATGGAAAATGCGTTTTCCTGAGAGATAACCTCTGCATTATCCATGACAAATACAAGCCTTTAATATGCAGAAGTTATCCGTTTGTACCTAGGCAAGTTAAATATTATGTAGACCATAATAATCGAAGAGTATACGCGATAGTCGATCATGGACTGAGCATGAGTTGTCCCGTCGTTTTGAAAGATAGAGAGAAAATCGAGGCCTCTGGCAACCCGTACAAGATAGTTTACGATTATGCACCTAGCGAATACTTGGCCTCTCTCGAGATGGAGAGAGCTAGAAATATTTATCTTGAGCTATTGTCGTTTTTGTGGAAGAAGGGGCTGGTTGAACTATCGGAGGCAAAAACAAACGCTCCCGTTATGAACCTCTACAATTTTCTGAGAAGGTTTATTCCGGAGACGCCCAACTTATTAAATATTCAGCCCATAAAGAATAGGATGTGAGGGATACTCATGCCTAGAAGGGAGGACGAGTTGACACTACTCCTTGAACTCGTTAAACTACTGTCGGATAACGAGAAATTGTCATATATCACTGTTGAAAAAGAGCTGGGATTAAGCAAGGATGAGTGTGAAAGATTGGTTGCAATATTAAAGAAGTATTATATGCTCAGAGAGGAAAGGGATGCCGTGGTATTCTACAGAGGAGATAACCTGAGAGCTGTAAACCCGTGGGGCTGGAATTACATATACAGAGTCGTCGTAGGCTCTACCATGAATATGGCAAAGAAACACCCTCCATGGAGCATCATAGTAGCTGAATACCAGGTCCTCGGAAAAGGGCGGCATGGAAAAACATGGATCGGTGGATTGGGTGGACTATGGATTACTTATAAGCTGAGAACACAGGTATCATCGGCTCAATTACTCCCAATAGCTATTCCAGTGTTAATTACGCGCCTTTTAAGGGATCAGTTGAAAATCGACGCTTTGATCAAATGGCCCAATGATATTATCATAAGCGAGAAGAAGGTTGCAGGAATTCTTCTCGAAGGAGAGGCTTCAGGAACCGACATAATAGCATATATAGGATTAGGCATTAACGTCAACAACGACCCTCCCATAGAGACCGCCACAAGTCTAAGGGATGTAATAGGATCTATTGTTCCAAGGAATAGAGTGTTTAGTAAACTAACCGGCTGGATCTCGAGAATTGACAAGCTTGTCGACAAACCCGAGTTGCTTAGACTTGAATACTTGGAAAAACTTTCAACTCTGGGAAGGAGGGTGAGAGTAGTTCTTCGAGAAGGCGAGGTAGTCGGGGTCGCCCAGTCTGTTTCAGATATGGGCGAGTTGATCGTTGAAACAGGCTCGGGAAGCCTAAAAATCTCCTCGTCTGAGGCGTTAAAGCTCGTTCACTTGAATTGAAAAATCACTCGCTCGCTATCCTAGCTTTTTCAACCCATAGACCTGGCGTTATAACTCCCGCGGAGGCAAAGGTCTCCCTGGACAACCCCTTTAAGAGACTCCCTAGCCATTGATAAATATTCCCTGTTACCAAGATCCCCTTTGCCGAGCCAGTAACTTCACCTTTCCTCACAACCAAGGCATGTGTCGCTGTAGCTTTCACATCGCCATTATATGGGTTGCTCATCCAGTATCCAATTGTCTCGTAAACAATAATACCTTTATCGACCTCCATTATCAATTCATCAAGAGATGTATTGCCGGGTTTCAACACCAGATTAGTGGGAGACGGTGAGGGCGGTGCAGATGGAGATCTTCTGAATCCGTTTCCATAAACGCCGTTTCCTACTCTTTTAAAGGTATAATAATTGTGGAGAAGGGTTTTTACTACTCCATTCTCAACTAAAAACTTAGTTGACGTCGGCAAACCCTCGTCATCGAAGACCCTGCTCCCAATCTCCAAAGGTATTGTTGGATCATCAATGATTGTAATATTCTCTGAGAAAACGCTTTTTCCTATTTTACCCTTCAAGGGACTTCTTCCTTCAACCACATTTAATGCGGAAAATGCTGGAACAAGAGCGTACGACGTGATAGCGTTTGCCACGGGAGGGGTAATAATGAGTTCATACTCTCCATCATCAATTCTAACGCTCCTAGAGAACATGGTTGAGAGGCGCCCCGTCTCCGCCCCTAGGCCCTCCAGTTCTCTGTAGTCAAATCTCCTATTCGCTATCCAAAAAGACTTGTCGGACTCGCCCTCGGGCATCATCGATTTTGCAACTAAGTAAGCGTCAATTAGCGTACATTCATCGTGTTTGAAAACACCCTCCGAACTTACTACGGTGATCTTTTGTATGCCAAACCTGAAAACACCCTCCGCCACCAGTGCTCTTTCGGCACCGTTCCTCAAAGCCTCATCCTTTACAACGCTTATGAGGTCCTTTATCACCGACAACTTCTCTTCATAATCCATAGTAATAATTTTCTCATCCCTACACAGAGTGGTTTTAAATCCACTAGCAGGCGGAGGAAACCCGCTCCAATGCGGATCCTCCATACTCGCCTTGACTATGGATAAGAGCCTATCAACAATAATGTCTTCGCTGAGTGTAACGTCATTAATGCTTACAATCCCGGTCTTTTTACCAATGGTCCCCCTTACACCCATTGAGATAGAATTGGATGAGAATGTCTTCTTGACCTTGTCGTTGGATATCGCGATGCTAGTTTCTTCAGACTCCAAAAGGTATATCTCAATTCCTTCCAGCCCTTTGGAAAGCCCTGTATTGATTAGTCTCTCCCAATCCATGTTTAAGCACCCAACACGAAACTTCTTATTCTAACGTGTGGCCCTCCGTCTCCAACTCTAACCGTTTGCCCACTCTTACCACATCCACCAAACACGCTTGTTTTCACAATTAAGTCTTTTCCGACAGCGTCAACCCTCTTTAACGTGTCTAAGATCGAACCTGTTAACATAACACCCTTCACTAGCTTAACTGGCTCTCCATTCTCCAGTATAAAACTAGGACCACTAGTAAAAGTAAAGAACCCCGTTAGAGGATTCACCTCGCCTCCCAATGCTCCCTTGCCCTTTATATACAATCCCCTTCTTGTGTCTTTGAAAATCTCTTCTACACTCCAGTCTCCAGGTAACATGTAAGTGTTAGTCTGTCTTACTAGGATGGGGTGATTGTAAGACATAACCCTTGCATTACCGGTGGGTGCGCCTCCAAGGGCTTTAGCTGTAGACAAACTATGGAGGAATGATCTCAATACTCCGTTTTCCACAGTGAATACTTTTGTCTTCGGGGTTCCTTCATCATCATACGGAACATATACGCCTCCATTAACGCGCCCATCATCCACTATCGAGACGAGGGGGCTAGCAACCTGTTGCCCTAACCTTCCACCTAAAACACTACCTCCTGCCTCCACAATGTCGGCTTCCGAAGCATGTCCAAAGGCTTCATGGAGCATTAGCCCGACCATCTCATTATCAAGTATAATGTCATATTTCCCTGGCTCTATTCTAGGAGCCTTCAGCGATTCCAGTAAAATTTTTGCATTCACTAAGGCATACTCCTCGTGATCAAATGTTTTCAAAAACTCCCAACCACTTACTCTGGACTCCGAGTCTGACAGGGACTCGTATGTGGTTTCTGAGTGTGCTACAAGCCTACAGCCAATTCCTATCATTCTTCTCGTGAAATCTACGTGATCTCCATTACTAGATACGTATACACGCCTATCTAACTCGAAACCATAAGGGAGAATTATACTCGAGATCTCGGGGTACTGCTTCAACTTATCGTACATTAGTTTCAATATCTCAATCTTTTCATTCAAATCGACATCTAATGGATCGATTCCGAAATGACTTATGATCTTATCTTTTATTGTTCTTCGCGACTCCAATATTACTGGACTGGTGAGTGTTCCCAGCGACCTAGCGATTTTGATGGCCTTATCAACAGCTTGACGCAAACTGTCAGTCTTAAAATTGTTCGTGAAAAAGTATCCAACGCGATTGTTCACCAAAACCCTTATTCCAATCCCCTTCGAGATAGATACTCCCACGTTCCTTAGGACCCCGTTGTCGAGTATGATGTTTTCATACACATGCTCCTGGTATCTCACATCGGCGAAATCCGCCCCTGCTCTGAGAGCATAATCAACCATAGAATTAACATCTATATCCATATTTCTCATCAAACAATCATTATTAAAGTCGAATATAAAAATGATAAATAGCTGTGTTCATATAAACTATCATGATGCTGAGGGTCCCGAACTCTACCGAGAATAGAAACGATGAAGAAGCGGTGGCTGTCTGAGACTATTCTCAGAGCAAGAGTAAAATTATGAATGAGGAAACACTCAGAAGAATGTCAGCAATATACTGCTCTCTTACTAATATGATTGGGTTTTTTAATTTTGCATTCAACCTGTAGTAGCAGTACTCTTCGACAAACCGTCCCATCTCTAAAACTCCAGCAGCAACCACGGGGAGCCTCGCAGTAGCTTTTTCTTTCTTCAAGTAACCTATCATAAGTGAATCTGTAAACCACCTGATTCCATATGGAACAAGCCTCCATACTAGCATTGGCATATGAACAAACCTTCTCTCTATTCCAACCCTCTTCATCAAATTGGTAAGTGATGTAGGACTAATTATTACAAAAATAAAGATGACGTTGGATGAGACAACTATAGTTCTCAAGGCGATGAGGATGATCTCTAAGGAGCTAAGATTACTCCAGCCTAGCAAATTACTTATCAATGTAGAGAGACTCATGTATGTACCCAAGATGCCCGTTAAAAATAGAGTAGAGTAGAGCCATCTTACTCCCGGATAATAGGCTCCTAATGCTATCACTAGTATCCCTAAAATGAAGAGCCTTTCAGGATTTCTGATCATCAAGGTGATCACGGTCATGATGAACATTAATTTCGGCAAAGATGAGGCGCGCCGGAAGCCTTCCTCGCCTCGGAGAAACAACACATTGTAAATTATAGAGATTAGGCTTGCTAAAAAATTCATTGAACTCCGACCTCAACGATTTCGTCCAGAAACCTGGAAACCCTTTCATCATGCGTGGAAACGATAATGGTTAAGCCATCGTCAACTAATTCGTTTAATACCTCTAGCAACGCCTTAGCGCTGGCATCGTCGAGTCCAGCCGAGGGTTCATCAATAAGATATATTTGATAGTTCGCGAGAAGCGCGGAAGCCAATGCTAGTCTTCTCCTTTCACCCGAGCTTAACTTTGCCAGAGGGGATTGCAGTACTCGCTTCAGATTAAACCGCTCGGCCACCTCCAGCACTTTGGATTCATCGCCGCCGCTTGCGTAGATCAGTTCCTCCCAGGGAGTGGGCTTCGAAAAATATAGAAGCGGGTTTTCCGGAATATATATTCGTCTCCCTTTATATAGAACTCGGCCCTTGTTTGGTTTCAATAGACCAGAACATATTTTGAGCAGAGTTGATTTCCCGGAGCCGTTGCCTCCTACTAATCCTGTTATAATTCCTTTTTTCAAATTCAATGAATAATTTTTAAATATGTAATCCCCTCCTGGATATCTAAACCATATGTTTTCCAAGGAGATTGCTACCTCATTGCTCACCCTATGAACGTGTTCCACGAATCGCACAGGTGACAGTAAATCTTCTCTCCATTCCCCTGTGTAGATGGTTCTCCCCTCGTTGAGGATTATCATCTTAGAGGCTATTTCCTTCCAAAAGAGGGGGTTGTGATCGACAACTATTACTGTCTTATTGTCTCTTAAACTCGATTCAACAACACTGTATAACATCTCTCTAGCATGTATATCTATGTAAACTAAAGGCTCATCAAGTATGAATATATAAACCCCTCTTGCTAGAGCCTCAGACCATAAAAGTCTTTGAGTCTCGCCTGCACTTAACCCATATGTTGGGTGCTTTAACTTCTTCCCCAAGCCCAGTTTCATTAGATCAAAAAACTCGCAGAGAAACCCGGAGACCGCTAACGAGTGACAGTATTCGGTTTCCACGGTATATCCTATTATACCGTACCATGGCTCCTGCGGAATATACCCTACTTTCAAGTAGAACTCGTCCGGCGAGATCTCGTCTATTGAAATACCATTAATTAATACTGTTCCCTCGAGAAAACCCCCTGCCAATTTTATTGTTCCTGTAATAGCTCTCAAAAGAGTCGTTTTTCCGCTACCGGATTCGCCCATCACTACCATTAACTCTCCCGGGTACAAATCAAACTCTATATCCCTTATAGCGAAGCCGCCAGGATATCCAGCCTGCTCTATCCTCGCGCTAATAGCGGGATGCATGATTAATGACCGTTGCCGAACGTTTTTCAGAAGTGAGTATGATGGAAAAAAGATTTTATTCTTTACCGGAAAAACCAGCCCTTCTAAGCCATGAAGCGACAGGTATGGCGGTTGCCAAGCCTACCAGGGCTTGACCGATATTAACTGGGACCTCGAAAACAGCGTTTATCGGAGGGCGCTGGGTTAGTGGATTCACCACGAAGAATTCGTACAGGAAATAACCTGCAACCATTATCAAACCCGCTATGAAAAGACTTAACGCTTCTGAAAAGTTAACCATGTTCCTAGATAGACTATATGTTGCGATGCCCCCGATCGAGAACGCCAAAATTATCCAAATCCATATCGGAATATTGAGTATTGGAGTATTTATCGATATGCCTATCCACTCTCCCGGTCCAACGTACACTTCCCCTGAATACATGACAATTCCAAGGATTAAGAGGCTGGTGGTCAATGATCCTCCAGCGATCATCGAGTAATAGCTCTTATAGACTTTTGAAAGTCTCCTTGTTAAATACCCCGCCATATATCCTTCAACAAATTTTATCACTAACGTCCCAGGCGCGAATATACCATATCCGGTTGAAACATCAGCTAGAGCAGCACCCAATCCGCCTGCTACAGCTGCAACAATAGGTTCTGTTAGGAGGGCGGCTAGGTAGATCATTGATTCACCGAGATTGAAATATCCCCCTGTGGCTGGCTGATATATCTGTAACACTACAGTAGCCGAGTAAACCAGTACTGTGAAGACTACCATATTTATTAATCTGCGGGTCTCACTGACATTAGAACTCATTAAGCCCACCTTGTTGAGATAAATAGAAAATGATTTATTAAGTTCATTCTTTAAGTAAAACTTTCAATACTTTTGGGAAAATATTTTTTGACTCCCCCCTCGAATTTTACATCAAGATAACCCATTCTAACCAAATGAGATAAATGCTGATAAACCGCCTGCGGAGTAATATTCATTCCGAGTTGCTTCCAAACCTCATATCCGGTGACTCCGGGCTTTCTCGAAATTACTTCAAGTATCATCTTCTTAGTAATGCCGGGGAATGGTGTTGAAAATCTTTTTCTAACAGGCCTGGCATAAAGAACTGGAGCTTTCAGCCCGTGTCCCGTGAGTAGTATGATCGAGTTCTCCCTAATCCCATACTTTAGAAAACCTGCGAGACTCACTGCTGAGGATGGTTCTACGAATAAGCCTTCTCGTTTAGACAGGAGTTTCGCTGCCCTAATGGCTTCCTTGGTGTTAATAACGACCACATCTCCATATTTCTCGATAATTTCTCTCACTGCTGGCATGATGTAGGGTTGATTATAACCAAGACCCGTTAACAATGTTTCTCTGCATTTTTCTACTGGTTTGAATAGCTGAAAGTACTTAGGGTTCGCACAGTGTTCGACGCCGATAAGCCGTGGAATCCTGCTGATGAGTCCTAGTTTAACCAATTCTTCAAAACCCCTGTAAAGACCGAGAAACGTGACTCCGCTCCCCAATGGCAGGAATACGTAATCTGGAGGATTTTTGTATTCCATAAATATCTCATAGGCAATTGTTTTCAATCCTTCAATAGAGAGGGGGTTGTGAATAGTTGATGCATCGTAAATATTCGCCTTTCCACTCTTCCTTGACACAAGGTCGAGAAGCGAATCAATTGACTGGTCGCTCAAAACCAAGCTTGCCCCAAACGCTTTCATGAGTAAGGCTTTTTCTTCCTCAATCCATGAGGGGGAGTAAACAGTAACTCTTAATCCCGAGCGGGCGGCGTAAGCTGAAATGCTTACGCCCATATTTCCATCGCTCGCTAGAATGAGGCGCCTCACTCCACGCTCCAAAGCATCGGAGACTAGTAGGGGTGCTATTCTGTCTCTGAAGCTACCGGTCGGATTTCGCCCTTCATCTTTAAAGTATATATTCAATCCTTTGAACAATCTAGTCGATTCGAGCAATGGAGTATTACCTTCCCCCATGGTTATTTTAAAAGTGAATTTAGGGAGAACTCCACTAAACCTCCAGATCCCCCTTTCTTTTTCATTAATTCGAAATTCCAAGTCGATATCCGGAGAAAGTAACCCATTGCATAAGGGGCAAGTCACCATTTTTATGTCCGAGAAGGCTTCGCCACATCTTACACATTTAAATAACAATTCCACACCCCGAAAGGTCTCCATCCATGAAATCCTGTTTACACCAACCTAAATAAGCATTCGTTAGTTTAAAGAAACAAAATCTGTTCACTAGTCACACTGAAAGATTAAATTAGTGAACATTCATTACCAATCCTCACAGTGATATTCATGGACGACAAGCAGTGGGTTGTAAAGCAACCCGTGCTAAAAACCATGTTCAGGCTTGGGCTCCCAATAGGAGTTACTCAAGCTTTACAAGTGGTCTACAACTTGACCGATATGTATTGGTTGGGGAGGTTGGGAAAAGAATCTCTCGCGGCGGTTAACGCTACTTGGCCAGTCATATTTCTAGTGATAGCGGGGCTGGCAGGTTTATTTCAAGCAGGATTGACCCTGATCTCCCAGTTTTGGGGTGCCGGAGATTACAGGAACGCTTTAAAATCAGGCGGGCAATTGCTTTTCATTGGATCAGTAATTGGAGTACCGATTGGATTACTGTCTTTTTTCACTATTCCACTGTTACTGGAGCTCCTAGGAATACCTTCTGACGTTAGGGAGGGGGCTGTAATTTACGGGAGAATTTTCTCTCTAGGTTTCCCAATATTCGGACTAATGGACACTACGTTGTCAATATAC encodes:
- a CDS encoding nicotinamide-nucleotide adenylyltransferase; this encodes MIARFQPFHYGHLKAIKFCTDRFDEVIIVVGMASQSHTPENPFTCGERLVMIRESLRWAGLDLARVITVTLPTMEVNRAAVHNVKLYSPPFTHIITLNPIIQQLFKEEGYEIIVPPIENRNVYSGSYIRHLIVNQKPEWKNLVPPPVASFIEEIGGVERIIMLYKERLPGYYATA
- a CDS encoding YkgJ family cysteine cluster protein is translated as MINAKFKCPACGLCCTLSPVSLLPHEDITLRYLADTLELKYVSVPGYKMYDEISGYNLAFSYAMELINGKCVFLRDNLCIIHDKYKPLICRSYPFVPRQVKYYVDHNNRRVYAIVDHGLSMSCPVVLKDREKIEASGNPYKIVYDYAPSEYLASLEMERARNIYLELLSFLWKKGLVELSEAKTNAPVMNLYNFLRRFIPETPNLLNIQPIKNRM
- a CDS encoding biotin--[acetyl-CoA-carboxylase] ligase, coding for MPRREDELTLLLELVKLLSDNEKLSYITVEKELGLSKDECERLVAILKKYYMLREERDAVVFYRGDNLRAVNPWGWNYIYRVVVGSTMNMAKKHPPWSIIVAEYQVLGKGRHGKTWIGGLGGLWITYKLRTQVSSAQLLPIAIPVLITRLLRDQLKIDALIKWPNDIIISEKKVAGILLEGEASGTDIIAYIGLGINVNNDPPIETATSLRDVIGSIVPRNRVFSKLTGWISRIDKLVDKPELLRLEYLEKLSTLGRRVRVVLREGEVVGVAQSVSDMGELIVETGSGSLKISSSEALKLVHLN
- a CDS encoding TldD/PmbA family protein — encoded protein: MDWERLINTGLSKGLEGIEIYLLESEETSIAISNDKVKKTFSSNSISMGVRGTIGKKTGIVSINDVTLSEDIIVDRLLSIVKASMEDPHWSGFPPPASGFKTTLCRDEKIITMDYEEKLSVIKDLISVVKDEALRNGAERALVAEGVFRFGIQKITVVSSEGVFKHDECTLIDAYLVAKSMMPEGESDKSFWIANRRFDYRELEGLGAETGRLSTMFSRSVRIDDGEYELIITPPVANAITSYALVPAFSALNVVEGRSPLKGKIGKSVFSENITIIDDPTIPLEIGSRVFDDEGLPTSTKFLVENGVVKTLLHNYYTFKRVGNGVYGNGFRRSPSAPPSPSPTNLVLKPGNTSLDELIMEVDKGIIVYETIGYWMSNPYNGDVKATATHALVVRKGEVTGSAKGILVTGNIYQWLGSLLKGLSRETFASAGVITPGLWVEKARIASE
- a CDS encoding TldD/PmbA family protein; protein product: MRNMDIDVNSMVDYALRAGADFADVRYQEHVYENIILDNGVLRNVGVSISKGIGIRVLVNNRVGYFFTNNFKTDSLRQAVDKAIKIARSLGTLTSPVILESRRTIKDKIISHFGIDPLDVDLNEKIEILKLMYDKLKQYPEISSIILPYGFELDRRVYVSSNGDHVDFTRRMIGIGCRLVAHSETTYESLSDSESRVSGWEFLKTFDHEEYALVNAKILLESLKAPRIEPGKYDIILDNEMVGLMLHEAFGHASEADIVEAGGSVLGGRLGQQVASPLVSIVDDGRVNGGVYVPYDDEGTPKTKVFTVENGVLRSFLHSLSTAKALGGAPTGNARVMSYNHPILVRQTNTYMLPGDWSVEEIFKDTRRGLYIKGKGALGGEVNPLTGFFTFTSGPSFILENGEPVKLVKGVMLTGSILDTLKRVDAVGKDLIVKTSVFGGCGKSGQTVRVGDGGPHVRIRSFVLGA
- a CDS encoding ABC transporter ATP-binding protein — translated: MHPAISARIEQAGYPGGFAIRDIEFDLYPGELMVVMGESGSGKTTLLRAITGTIKLAGGFLEGTVLINGISIDEISPDEFYLKVGYIPQEPWYGIIGYTVETEYCHSLAVSGFLCEFFDLMKLGLGKKLKHPTYGLSAGETQRLLWSEALARGVYIFILDEPLVYIDIHAREMLYSVVESSLRDNKTVIVVDHNPLFWKEIASKMIILNEGRTIYTGEWREDLLSPVRFVEHVHRVSNEVAISLENIWFRYPGGDYIFKNYSLNLKKGIITGLVGGNGSGKSTLLKICSGLLKPNKGRVLYKGRRIYIPENPLLYFSKPTPWEELIYASGGDESKVLEVAERFNLKRVLQSPLAKLSSGERRRLALASALLANYQIYLIDEPSAGLDDASAKALLEVLNELVDDGLTIIVSTHDERVSRFLDEIVEVGVQ
- a CDS encoding ECF transporter S component — its product is MSSNVSETRRLINMVVFTVLVYSATVVLQIYQPATGGYFNLGESMIYLAALLTEPIVAAVAGGLGAALADVSTGYGIFAPGTLVIKFVEGYMAGYLTRRLSKVYKSYYSMIAGGSLTTSLLILGIVMYSGEVYVGPGEWIGISINTPILNIPIWIWIILAFSIGGIATYSLSRNMVNFSEALSLFIAGLIMVAGYFLYEFFVVNPLTQRPPINAVFEVPVNIGQALVGLATAIPVASWLRRAGFSGKE
- a CDS encoding pyridoxal-phosphate dependent enzyme, which gives rise to MGEGNTPLLESTRLFKGLNIYFKDEGRNPTGSFRDRIAPLLVSDALERGVRRLILASDGNMGVSISAYAARSGLRVTVYSPSWIEEEKALLMKAFGASLVLSDQSIDSLLDLVSRKSGKANIYDASTIHNPLSIEGLKTIAYEIFMEYKNPPDYVFLPLGSGVTFLGLYRGFEELVKLGLISRIPRLIGVEHCANPKYFQLFKPVEKCRETLLTGLGYNQPYIMPAVREIIEKYGDVVVINTKEAIRAAKLLSKREGLFVEPSSAVSLAGFLKYGIRENSIILLTGHGLKAPVLYARPVRKRFSTPFPGITKKMILEVISRKPGVTGYEVWKQLGMNITPQAVYQHLSHLVRMGYLDVKFEGGVKKYFPKSIESFT